The following proteins are encoded in a genomic region of Prochlorothrix hollandica PCC 9006 = CALU 1027:
- a CDS encoding rhodanese-like domain-containing protein has protein sequence MNSTTTVPSVNSNSETAIAQPLIPSPTGVPGLQTVDPASLHQHLSQGTVVLVDVREPGEHRGENIPQACCCPLSSLEPSQLPPVADHQTLVLHCQSGMRSTKAAEKLLAAGYSSVIHLEGGLNGWKAAGLPTQVDATAPISMMRQVQIVAGSLVVTGTLLGTFVAPGFLILSGFVGAGLVFAGVSNTCAMAALLSKLPYNRAA, from the coding sequence ATGAACTCCACCACAACCGTCCCCAGCGTTAACTCCAACTCTGAGACCGCGATCGCCCAGCCCCTCATCCCCAGCCCCACTGGCGTTCCTGGACTCCAAACCGTAGATCCCGCCAGTCTGCACCAGCACTTAAGCCAAGGCACCGTGGTCTTAGTGGATGTGCGGGAACCAGGGGAACATCGGGGTGAAAACATTCCCCAAGCCTGCTGCTGCCCGTTATCGAGCCTAGAACCCAGCCAACTGCCCCCCGTGGCGGACCACCAAACCCTGGTGTTGCATTGCCAAAGTGGAATGCGATCGACCAAAGCCGCCGAAAAACTCCTGGCGGCGGGCTATAGCTCCGTGATTCACCTAGAGGGGGGTCTCAATGGCTGGAAAGCCGCCGGACTGCCCACCCAGGTCGATGCCACCGCCCCCATCAGCATGATGCGCCAAGTGCAAATTGTGGCGGGATCCCTGGTGGTGACGGGAACCCTGTTGGGGACATTTGTGGCTCCGGGCTTCCTAATCCTCAGTGGCTTTGTGGGGGCGGGGTTAGTGTTTGCAGGGGTCAGCAACACCTGCGCCATGGCAGCCCTGTTATCAAAACTGCCCTATAACCGCGCCGCCTAA